The Vicia villosa cultivar HV-30 ecotype Madison, WI unplaced genomic scaffold, Vvil1.0 ctg.002494F_1_1, whole genome shotgun sequence genome includes a window with the following:
- the LOC131638954 gene encoding late embryogenesis abundant protein D-34-like isoform X2, producing the protein MSQEQPQRPQANQFPEQQTIKPRDAALMQTTENQASGQTQKRSSAAALTQAKDNQALDTGLVMDKNAITIGEALEVSALTRAGDKPLDQSDAAAIQAAEMRATGKNQTQQGGLGAMAQSAASRNSRTMPLQNTTLADVVTGAREKLGADKAVTREDAEGVIGAELRNKDNTKTTPGGVAGSMAAAATLNQKTKSG; encoded by the exons ATGAGTCAAGAACAGCCACAGAGACCACAAGCAAATCAGTTTCCCGAGCAACAAACAATCAAACCAAGAGACGCAGCTCTTATGCAGACAACAGAGAATCAAGCCTCAGGACAAACCCAAAAAAGAAGTTCCGCCGCAGCTCTCACGCAGGCAAAAGATAATCAAGCCTTAGATACTGGTTTGGTTATGGACAAGAATGCTATAACCATTGGAGAGGCGCTGGAAGTTTCTGCTCTAACTCGAGCTGGTGATAAGCCGTTGGATCAGAGTGATGCCGCTGCTATACAAGCAGCGGAAATGAGAGCCACCGGAAAGAATCAAACCCAGCAAGGTGGGTTGGGAGCTATGGCTCAGTCAGCAGCATCTCGGAACTCTCGTACTATGCCTCTGCAGAATACAACACTGGCTGATGTCGTAACG GGTGCGCGGGAGAAACTCGGAGCAGACAAGGCTGTAACTCGAGAGGATGCGGAGGGAGTGATTGGAGCCGAGCTTAGAAACAAAGATAACACCAAAACTACACCGGGCGGCGTGGCTGGGTCGATGGCAGCAGCGGCTACGCTCAATCAAAAAAC GAAGAGCGGGTGA
- the LOC131638963 gene encoding uncharacterized protein LOC131638963: MANQRSNEAAIKNLENQVGQLAKQLSEQQPGAYFFANTQTNPKEHCKAIVTRSGKEVNSGVNEEFIVEDEEELIVEDEEEEVIVENEGEKSEEKMEEELVEKERKEKEEREKNDKKVKRNKKRNEICNYSKKTPPRKEADPRRVILLITIGGNYISNGLVDLGSSINLIPLSVVKRLGNIEMKHTRITLQLADKSIISPYGVVQDMLVKDDKFLFPVDFVVVDMEEDCDVPLILGRPIMKTTRMMIDIDDGIMKVRVQDKEVIFTLFESTKLPKDEHDNFQIDDEKGEIIEVANQFHKDKEKANHEGKTHHKNFEVGQMVLVCNSSSTYSLNR; encoded by the exons atGGCTAATCAAAGGAGTAATGAAGCGGCCATAAAGAATTTAGAAAATCAAGTGGGCCAACTTGCAAAGCAATTGTCCGAGCAACAACCGGGAGCATATTTTTTCGCCAACACCCAAACCAATccaaaggagcattgcaaagccatTGTTACAAGAAGTGGGAAAGAGGTGAATAGTGGTGTAAATGAAGAGTTTATAGTGGAAGATGAGGAGGAACTAatagttgaagatgaagaggaggaAGTGATAGTTGAAAATGAGGGAGAAAAGAGTGAGGAGAAAATGGAGGAAGAATTAGTTGAAAAAGagcggaaagaaaaagaagaaagagagaagaatGACAAAAAGGTGAAGAGGAATAAAAAGAGAAATGAGATC tgcaattattcaaaaaaaactcCCCCAAGAAAGGAAGCCGATCCGAGACGAGTCATTTTACTGATCACCATTGGAGGTAACTACATTAGTAATGGTTTGGTTGATTTGGGGTCTAGCATCAATTTAATACCTTTATCCGTTGTCAAGAGATTGGGGAACATTGAGATGAAACACACCAGGATAACTTTGCAACTAGCCGATAAGTCTATCATTTCACCATATGGAGTTGTACAAGACATGCTAGTAAAGGATGACAAATTTTTGTTCCCGGTTGATTTTGTGGTAGTCGACATGGAGGAGGATTGTGATGTGCCATTAATACTTGGAAGACCAATCATGAAGACcacccgaatgatgattgatatcgATGATGGGATTATGAAAGTAAGGGTGCAAGATAAAGAGGTAATTTTTACTCTTTTTGAGTCTACGAAGCTTCCTAAGGATGAACATGACAACTTTCAAATCGATGATGAAAAAGGAGAAATCATTGAGGTGGCGAATCAATTTCATAAGGACAAGGAGAAGGCAAATCATGAGGGAAAGACTCATCACAAAAACTTTGAAGTTGGACAAATGGTGCTAGTGTGCAATTCAAGCTCAACATACtcccttaatcgttaa
- the LOC131638954 gene encoding late embryogenesis abundant protein D-34-like isoform X1, which yields MSQEQPQRPQANQFPEQQTIKPRDAALMQTTENQASGQTQKRSSAAALTQAKDNQALDTGLVMDKNAITIGEALEVSALTRAGDKPLDQSDAAAIQAAEMRATGKNQTQQGGLGAMAQSAASRNSRTMPLQNTTLADVVTGAREKLGADKAVTREDAEGVIGAELRNKDNTKTTPGGVAGSMAAAATLNQKTKYMQEERVICCGDGDSKLLRSHINHGV from the exons ATGAGTCAAGAACAGCCACAGAGACCACAAGCAAATCAGTTTCCCGAGCAACAAACAATCAAACCAAGAGACGCAGCTCTTATGCAGACAACAGAGAATCAAGCCTCAGGACAAACCCAAAAAAGAAGTTCCGCCGCAGCTCTCACGCAGGCAAAAGATAATCAAGCCTTAGATACTGGTTTGGTTATGGACAAGAATGCTATAACCATTGGAGAGGCGCTGGAAGTTTCTGCTCTAACTCGAGCTGGTGATAAGCCGTTGGATCAGAGTGATGCCGCTGCTATACAAGCAGCGGAAATGAGAGCCACCGGAAAGAATCAAACCCAGCAAGGTGGGTTGGGAGCTATGGCTCAGTCAGCAGCATCTCGGAACTCTCGTACTATGCCTCTGCAGAATACAACACTGGCTGATGTCGTAACG GGTGCGCGGGAGAAACTCGGAGCAGACAAGGCTGTAACTCGAGAGGATGCGGAGGGAGTGATTGGAGCCGAGCTTAGAAACAAAGATAACACCAAAACTACACCGGGCGGCGTGGCTGGGTCGATGGCAGCAGCGGCTACGCTCAATCAAAAAAC CAAATATATGCAGGAAGAGCGGGTGATATGTTGTGGAGATGGAGATTCCAAGTTGTTAAGATCACACATCAATCATGGTGTCTAA
- the LOC131638962 gene encoding uncharacterized mitochondrial protein AtMg00310-like: MWKSKLYAIGTDHHFMQAASQFLTCKLDKIPFKFLGLVVGDNPRRTKFWTPILANLKARLSPWIGRLLSIGGRVTLINSVITTVPIYHISFFKIPKKVNIEIIKIQRNFLWQNALERKWVVWISWKTINKLKEDGGLGIKDILTFNKALLTNWLWRFVSEENTIWKAILEERYGILHERILFKVKKSNKNLKSVWWRDLMQIGDDLEDFGFLQMLSIKIGDENKTPFWHSRWIVAVTAVAAIAVVAMRNAVVAA; this comes from the exons ATGTGGAAGAGTAAGCTCTATGCTATTGGGACTGACCACCATTTCATGCAAGCAGCTAGCCAATTCTTAACCTGTAAGTTAGACAAAATTCCTTTCAAGTTTCTTGGTTTGGTAGTGGGAGACAACCCAAGGAGAACAAAATTCTGGACTCCTATTTTGGCAAATTTGAAAGCAAGACTCAGTCCTTGGATTGGAAGATTATTGTCCATTGGAGGTAGAGTTACTCTCATCAATTCAGTCATAACTACTGTACCTATATATCACATTTCTTTCTTCAAAATTCCTAAGAAGGTGAATATAGAGATAATCAAAATTCAACGTAATTTTTTATGGCAGAATGCTTTGGAGAGGAAATGGGTGGTCTGGATAAGCTGGAAAACAATTAACAAACTCAAGGAAGATGGTGGTCTTGGAATAAAGGACATATTGACTTTCAATAAGGCTCTTCTAACCAACTGGCTGTGGAGATTTGTTAGTGAAGAAAATACTATTTGGAAAGCAATTTTAGAAGAAAGATATGGGATTTTGCATGAAAGAATTCTGTTCAAAGTCAAAAAATCAAACAAGAATCTCAAATCTGTTTGGTGGAGGGATTTGATGCAGATTGGAGATGACTTGGAGGATTTTGGCTTCTTACAAATGTTGTCCATTAAAATAGGGGATGAAAACAAAACTCCTTTCTGGCATAGTAGGTGGATTG TTGCAGTCACTGCGGTTGCGGCTATTGCGGTTGTTGCGATGCGGAATGCGGTCGTTGCGGCGTGA